A single genomic interval of Passer domesticus isolate bPasDom1 chromosome 26, bPasDom1.hap1, whole genome shotgun sequence harbors:
- the LOC135286388 gene encoding zinc finger protein 239-like, translated as MEEEKPWRFRTRRGCKPSPGSCGEERAPLSQEGGRRSRQSSELVEKPHGREKPHECLECGKGFSRHFDLIQHQVVHTGERPYECEECGKSFSHSSSLIRHQRFHTGDRPFKCEECGKSFSQSSSLTQHQRIHTGEKPFECGECGKSFSQRGQLMQHQVIHTGDRPYKCGECGMGFNQKAAMLQHQRIHTGEKPYECGECGKCFSQSSGLRKHERIHTGEKPYECGECEKSFSLKCQLTEHQKIHTGEKPYKCGECGKSFRGSTALIRHQVIHTGDRPYTCLECGKSYGWHSDLRKHERIHTGEKPYKCPQCGKRFQRSSDLLVHERSHTEERPFRCPDCGKGFKHNSHLIIHQRIHTGERPYECEECGKSFSESSTLTKHQRRRH; from the coding sequence ATGGAGGAAGAAAAGCCTTGGAGATTCCGCACAAGGAGGGGCTGcaagcccagcccagggagctgcgGGGAGGAAAGAGCCCCCCTGAGCCAGGAAGGCGGCCGGagatccaggcagagctcagagctggtggagAAGCCTCATGGCAGGGAGAAGCCCCACGAGTGcttggaatgtgggaagggtTTCAGCCGGCACTTTGACCTGATCCAGCACCAGGTggtccacactggggaacggccctacgagtgtgaggagtgtgggaagagcttcagccacagctccagcctgatcCGGCACCAGAGGTTCCACACTGGGGACCGACCCTTTAAATgtgaggagtgtgggaagagcttcagccagagctccagtCTGACTCaacaccagaggatccacactggagAAAAGCCCTttgagtgtggggaatgtgggaagagcttcagccagaggggCCAACTGATGCAACACCAGGTGATCCACACCGGGGACCGGCCCTACAaatgtggggaatgtgggatgGGCTTCAACCAGAAGGCCGCAATGCTGCAACACCAGAGGATTCACACTGGGGAAAAgccctatgagtgtggggaatgtgggaagtgcttcagccagagctctggCCTACGGAAACAtgagaggatccacactggggaaaagCCCTATGAATGTGGTGAATGTGAGAAGAGCTTCAGCTTGAAGTGCCAGCTGACAGAACACCAGaagatccacactggggaaaagccctacaagtgtggggagtgtgggaagagcttcagaggAAGCACAGCCCTGATTCGGCACCAGGTGATCCACACGGGGGACCGGCCCTACACCTGcttggaatgtgggaagagctatGGGTGGCACTCTGACCTGAGAAAACACgagcgcatccacactggggagaaaccctacaagtgtccccagtgtgggaagaggtttcaaaGGAGCTCCGATCTCCTCGTACATGAGCggagtcacacagaggagaggcccttccgctgccccgactgtgggaagggcttcaagcacaactcccACCTCATCAtccaccagcgcatccacactggggagaggccctatgagtgtgaggaatgtgggaagagcttctcagAGAGCTCAACCTTGACTAAACACCAACGGAGGCGCCACTAA